One window from the genome of Bacilli bacterium encodes:
- a CDS encoding Asp23/Gls24 family envelope stress response protein — MAQYVYIQNYTRNGLMGISHVVFDQIAEIATNNVAGAKVREPIKTVFSLHKPIQCSIRNGLVDVKIYVNIDRNVVNVSEVATRIQEEVANALTSMTELIPFKINVEISSIS, encoded by the coding sequence ATGGCCCAATATGTTTATATACAAAACTATACGCGCAATGGTCTCATGGGAATTTCGCATGTTGTTTTTGATCAGATTGCAGAGATTGCGACTAATAACGTCGCTGGGGCAAAAGTGCGGGAACCGATTAAAACCGTTTTTTCCCTTCATAAACCGATTCAATGCTCGATTCGAAACGGCCTGGTTGACGTTAAGATATATGTTAACATCGATCGCAACGTTGTTAACGTAAGTGAAGTGGCAACTCGTATTCAAGAAGAAGTGGCGAATGCATTGACATCAATGACCGAACTTATCCCATTTAAGATCAATGTCGAGATTTCGAGCATTTCTTAA
- a CDS encoding transcription antitermination factor NusB produces MEKSRNQNQIDALSVIYSILTYKAIDFPIDLEELISGICNQPYSDVDFFVKEMAIKSIKHYKEISEEVDQHLNKWRWSRLNLVAQAIFLLSIAHYRYGSESVEKIVVISVAINLAKKFLDDGDYRYINAVLEKVLS; encoded by the coding sequence ATGGAAAAAAGTCGCAATCAGAATCAAATTGATGCTCTCAGTGTTATCTATAGCATCCTAACATATAAAGCTATTGATTTTCCGATTGATCTCGAAGAATTAATTAGTGGAATTTGCAATCAGCCATATAGTGATGTTGACTTCTTTGTTAAAGAAATGGCGATTAAATCAATTAAACACTATAAAGAAATAAGCGAAGAAGTTGATCAACATCTAAATAAGTGGCGGTGGTCACGGCTTAATCTTGTAGCTCAGGCAATCTTTCTTCTCAGTATTGCTCATTACCGTTATGGTTCAGAATCAGTGGAAAAAATTGTTGTGATTTCCGTCGCCATAAATTTGGCGAAGAAGTTTCTTGACGATGGTGACTACCGTTATATCAATGCCGTTTTAGAAAAGGTGCTATCATGA